From the Ictalurus furcatus strain D&B chromosome 19, Billie_1.0, whole genome shotgun sequence genome, one window contains:
- the nup37 gene encoding nucleoporin Nup37: MQEEAGRSATYTLPCDDRVHVVEFSPYDCGAASSLLAYAENQHVVVGTCRFKEEDMDVDGVEFDALRVFMHGVRADALAWSPESRLDKLPQMIRLCTASADRKLRVFTSDLQQLDEVKVMEGHTSYINHVVFEPTEGKQIASVSDDHTCRIWDLEGNETMSLRLWSPGVTVCWHPEEMFKLMVAEKKGTVRFYDLVTQQAILSLDSGQMPLMSADWCLTNTIKVGAVVGSDWVIWDITRSSYPQDKRPVHLDKARLFRWSRANENLFATTGCPGKISSQLLVHHLSHPQPVMIGSSVVGSGLSWHRTLPLCVIGGDRKLSFWMTEM; encoded by the exons ATGCAGGAGGAGGCGGGCCGCTCGGCCACGTACACACTGCCCTGCGATGACCGCGTCCACGTGGTGGAGTTCAGTCCGTACGACTGCGGCGCCGCCTCTTCGCTCCTCGCCTACGCTGAAAACCAGCACGTCGTGGTGGGAACGTGCCGCTTCAAG gaggagGATATGGACGTAGATGGAGTAGAATTCGACGCTCTGCGTGTCTTCATGCACGGCGTTCGTGCTGACGCTCTTGCATGGAGTCCAGAATCCAGACTGGACAAACTGCCTCAGATGATCAG GTTGTGCACTGCATCCGCCGACAGAAAGCTGCGAGTCTTTACTTCAGATCTTCAGCAGCTGGATGAAGTAAAG GTGATGGAGGGACACACCAGCTACATCAATCACGTCGTATTCGAGCCCACGGAAGGAAAGCAAATAGCATCGGTCAGTGACGATCACACTTGCAG GATTTGGGATCTGGAAGGGAATGAAACCATGTCATTACGATTGTGGTCTCCAGGTGTCACTGTGTGCTGGCATCCTGAGGAGATGTTTAAG CTGATGGTGGCTGAGAAAAAGGGCACCGTACGTTTCTACGACCTCGTCACCCAGCAGGCCATTCTGTCTCTGGACAGCGGGCAGATGCCCCTCATGTCTGCTGACTGGTGCCTCACGAACACCATTAAAGTGGGCGCTGTGGTGGGCAGCGACTGGGTGATCTGGGATATTACACGCTCTAG TTATCCTCAGGACAAGAGGCCAGTGCATTTGGACAAAGCGCGACTGTTCAG GTGGTCGAGAGCAAACGAAAATCTTTTCGCCACCACCGGATGTCCGGGAAAGATCAGCAGTCAGTTACTGGTGCATCACCTCAGTCACCctcag CCCGTGATGATCGGCTCGTCCGTCGTGGGCTCGGGTCTAAGCTGGCATAGAACACTCCCCCTGTGCGTGATCGGTGGAGACCGAAAGCTCTCTTTCTGGATGACCGAGATGTGA